The Endozoicomonas montiporae CL-33 genome contains a region encoding:
- a CDS encoding ABC transporter ATP-binding protein, producing the protein MSDMHSATQPPLLSIKDLQVQFVQGEQTHQAVNRVSFDIHPGETLGLVGESGSGKSISALSILKLLPSNARYQGDILFNGENLNQADHHKIRQIRGHQISMIFQEPMTALNPLHNIGKQIIEVLTLHLGLNNGEAKTRALELLELVGIPQPTSKINAYPHELSGGQRQRVMIAMALACEPKLLIADEPTTALDVTVQRQILKLLAELQEKLGMAILFISHDLNLIRHVSDRICVMKDGCLVEQEQTETLFSNPKHPYTIDLLNAEPAGAPESVPDSEQTLIQCKNLKVWFPIKQGFFRKTVDHVKAVTDLSMSLQQGETLGIVGESGSGKTTLGMALLRLQSSEGEIFFMDKALHNLNQKACQPYRREMQVVFQDPYGSLSPRMTIEDIIAEGLDIHGVSSPQARKQEVITAMKDVGLDPDFRHRYPHEFSGGQRQRIAIARALILKPRLIILDEPTSALDRTVQSQVIELLRQLQMKYNLSYLFISHDLAVVKAMSHRIMVMKDGQVVEQGNTDDIFHHPQQPYTQELLAAAFETQLTVGRSETL; encoded by the coding sequence ATGAGCGACATGCATTCTGCCACTCAACCGCCGCTTCTGAGCATTAAAGACCTTCAGGTTCAATTCGTGCAGGGAGAGCAAACCCATCAAGCCGTAAACCGGGTGAGTTTTGATATCCATCCCGGTGAAACACTGGGTCTGGTCGGCGAGTCGGGTTCCGGCAAATCCATCTCTGCACTGAGTATTCTTAAACTGCTGCCCAGCAACGCCCGTTATCAGGGCGACATTCTGTTCAATGGTGAAAACCTGAACCAAGCTGATCATCACAAAATTCGCCAGATCCGTGGTCACCAGATCAGTATGATCTTTCAGGAGCCCATGACGGCACTGAACCCGCTGCACAACATCGGTAAACAGATTATCGAGGTGCTCACCCTGCATCTTGGGCTGAACAACGGCGAAGCGAAAACCCGGGCTCTGGAACTACTGGAGCTGGTTGGTATTCCACAGCCCACCAGCAAAATCAACGCTTATCCCCACGAACTCTCAGGCGGCCAGCGACAGCGGGTAATGATTGCCATGGCTCTGGCCTGTGAGCCCAAACTGCTTATTGCCGATGAACCCACCACGGCGCTCGATGTCACGGTACAACGTCAGATTTTGAAACTGCTGGCAGAGCTTCAGGAAAAACTCGGCATGGCCATACTGTTCATCAGCCATGACCTGAACCTGATCCGACATGTTTCCGATCGCATCTGCGTAATGAAAGACGGCTGTCTGGTGGAGCAGGAGCAGACTGAAACGTTGTTCAGCAACCCGAAACACCCTTACACCATAGACCTGCTCAATGCAGAACCTGCTGGCGCACCGGAGTCGGTACCGGATTCGGAGCAAACCCTGATTCAGTGCAAAAACCTGAAAGTCTGGTTTCCCATTAAACAGGGCTTTTTCCGTAAAACTGTGGATCATGTCAAAGCCGTGACCGACCTCAGCATGTCTCTTCAGCAGGGAGAAACTCTGGGTATAGTGGGTGAATCAGGTTCCGGTAAAACCACCCTCGGCATGGCACTGTTACGCCTCCAGTCCAGTGAAGGAGAGATTTTTTTTATGGACAAGGCGCTCCATAACCTGAATCAAAAAGCCTGCCAGCCCTACCGACGGGAAATGCAGGTGGTGTTTCAGGACCCTTATGGCAGTCTTAGCCCGCGTATGACCATTGAAGACATTATTGCCGAAGGTCTGGATATTCACGGTGTCAGCAGTCCGCAAGCGCGCAAACAGGAAGTGATTACCGCTATGAAAGACGTTGGCCTTGATCCGGACTTCAGGCACCGTTATCCCCATGAATTTTCAGGCGGTCAACGACAACGGATTGCTATTGCCCGGGCACTGATACTTAAACCCAGGCTGATCATTCTGGACGAGCCAACATCAGCCCTTGATCGAACGGTGCAGTCACAGGTCATTGAACTGCTTCGACAGCTGCAAATGAAATACAACCTGAGCTATCTCTTTATCAGCCATGATCTGGCGGTTGTAAAAGCCATGAGTCACCGGATTATGGTAATGAAAGACGGTCAGGTGGTGGAACAGGGCAACACCGATGATATTTTTCATCATCCACAACAGCCATACACTCAGGAGCTTCTGGCGGCGGCTTTTGAAACACAATTGACGGTCGGAAGGTCGGAAACGCTCTAA
- a CDS encoding ABC transporter permease, translated as MALSIPLAMTPLNQRRWENFKSNRRGYFSLWLFGFLFFTTLCAEFIANDKPLLIQFKGEYYTPVFHIYPETTFGGEFELEMDYRQDYAKELIEPHGWMLWPPIHYSYDTINYARIAPAPPSLDNLLGTDDQGRDVLARVIYGFRISVLFGLALTFFSTIIGVGVGALQGFHGGKIDLFGQRFIEIWSGMPSLYLLIILSSFVEPGFWWLLGIMLLFQWMTLVDVVRAEFLRGRNLEYVRAARALGMSDGRLMYRHILPNAMIATVTFMPFILTGAITTLTSLDFLGFGLPAGSPSLGELIAQGKNNLQAPWLGITAFMVMSVMLTLLVFIGEATRDALDPRKYHTGA; from the coding sequence ATGGCACTATCAATACCACTCGCTATGACACCCCTTAACCAGCGTCGCTGGGAGAATTTTAAAAGCAACCGCCGGGGTTACTTCTCCCTGTGGCTGTTCGGCTTTCTGTTTTTCACCACACTCTGTGCCGAATTTATTGCCAACGACAAGCCGCTGCTGATTCAGTTTAAAGGTGAATACTATACGCCGGTATTTCATATCTACCCTGAAACAACGTTCGGCGGCGAGTTTGAACTGGAAATGGATTACCGGCAGGACTATGCAAAAGAGCTTATTGAACCCCATGGCTGGATGCTCTGGCCACCCATTCATTACAGCTACGATACCATCAATTATGCCCGTATTGCCCCAGCACCACCCTCACTGGATAACCTTCTGGGTACGGATGACCAGGGACGGGATGTACTGGCCAGAGTCATTTACGGCTTTCGTATTTCTGTACTCTTTGGTCTGGCACTGACCTTCTTCAGCACCATCATCGGTGTGGGTGTCGGCGCCTTACAAGGTTTTCATGGCGGCAAAATTGACCTGTTCGGGCAACGCTTTATTGAAATCTGGTCGGGTATGCCCAGTCTCTACCTGCTGATCATCCTGTCCAGTTTTGTTGAACCCGGCTTCTGGTGGTTGCTGGGCATTATGCTGTTGTTCCAGTGGATGACTCTGGTGGATGTGGTTCGGGCCGAGTTTCTACGCGGTCGTAACCTTGAATATGTCCGGGCGGCCAGAGCACTGGGTATGAGCGACGGACGCCTGATGTACCGCCATATTCTGCCCAACGCCATGATTGCCACCGTCACCTTTATGCCCTTTATTCTGACCGGTGCCATTACCACACTGACCTCGCTGGACTTTCTGGGGTTTGGTCTGCCTGCCGGATCACCTTCCCTGGGTGAACTGATCGCCCAGGGCAAGAACAACCTTCAGGCACCTTGGCTGGGTATTACAGCCTTTATGGTTATGTCTGTCATGCTGACACTGTTGGTGTTTATTGGTGAAGCCACCCGTGATGCACTCGACCCACGCAAATACCACACAGGAGCGTAA
- a CDS encoding microcin C ABC transporter permease YejB, translating to MYSYIMRRLVLMIPTLFGIMLLNFVIIQAAPGGPVEQMIAKLEGFEINAISRIGGSSSAEVQQFSLDESGEYRGRRGLDPELIKDIEKLYGFDKPAYERFFLMVGNYLRFDFGDSFFRDAKVVDLIVEKLPVSISLGLWSTLIIYLISIPMGIRKAVRHGSKFDIWTSAIITTGYAIPSFLLAILLIVLFAGGSYWNIFPLRGLTSDNFDDLSTLGQLMDYAWHMILPIFCMVIGGFATLTMLTKNSFLDEIHRQYVQTARAKGLDEGKVLYGHIFRNAMLLVISGFPAALIGILFTNSLLIEIIFSLDGLGLLGYEAAINRDYPVVFGSLFIFTLIGMVIKLIGDLTYVMVDPRIDFEARG from the coding sequence ATGTACAGTTACATAATGCGCCGTCTGGTGCTGATGATCCCCACCCTGTTTGGTATCATGCTACTGAACTTTGTCATCATACAGGCCGCCCCCGGCGGCCCTGTAGAGCAGATGATTGCCAAGCTGGAAGGGTTTGAAATTAACGCCATCAGTCGTATTGGTGGCTCCAGCAGTGCTGAAGTGCAACAGTTTTCTCTGGATGAATCCGGTGAATACCGAGGTCGGCGTGGTCTTGACCCGGAACTGATCAAAGATATCGAAAAGCTCTACGGTTTTGATAAACCCGCCTACGAGCGTTTCTTCCTGATGGTCGGTAACTACCTGCGTTTCGACTTCGGCGACTCGTTTTTTCGGGATGCCAAAGTGGTTGACCTGATTGTTGAGAAATTGCCGGTTTCCATCTCGCTGGGATTGTGGAGCACACTGATTATCTATCTGATCTCTATTCCTATGGGGATTCGCAAGGCGGTTCGCCATGGCTCAAAGTTTGATATCTGGACCAGTGCCATTATCACCACCGGCTATGCTATTCCAAGCTTTCTACTGGCGATTCTGCTGATTGTCCTGTTTGCCGGTGGCAGTTACTGGAATATTTTCCCTCTGCGCGGACTGACCTCCGATAACTTTGATGACCTGTCTACCCTTGGGCAACTCATGGATTACGCCTGGCATATGATCTTGCCCATTTTCTGTATGGTAATAGGCGGCTTTGCCACACTGACCATGCTGACCAAGAACTCCTTTCTTGACGAGATCCATCGCCAGTATGTGCAAACCGCAAGGGCAAAAGGACTGGATGAAGGCAAGGTGCTTTACGGGCATATTTTCCGCAACGCCATGCTGCTGGTCATCTCCGGTTTTCCGGCAGCGCTGATCGGTATTTTGTTTACCAATTCACTGCTGATTGAAATTATCTTCTCCCTCGATGGCCTGGGATTACTGGGCTACGAAGCAGCCATTAACCGCGATTACCCGGTCGTATTTGGCTCGCTGTTCATCTTTACCCTGATTGGCATGGTGATCAAACTGATTGGTGATCTGACCTACGTCATGGTGGACCCACGAATCGATTTCGAGGCGCGGGGCTAA
- a CDS encoding extracellular solute-binding protein, translated as MHTCLALTLGLSAFSAEATLERPEGSQTSMIMHGSPKYQEGFKHYDYVNPDAPKGGDLRMSAMGTFDSLNPFIEKGTSVAATGYLYDTLMTNSYDEPFTMYPLLAKYVERAADNSSITFHLNPEARFHDGHPVTAEDVVFSLNVLLEKGAPFYRAYYGDIEKAEALSKYSVRFVFKHNDNYELPLIISQLTILPKHFWEKEENDFEAANMNVPLGSGPYKVRSVDSGRSIVYERVKDYWAKDLPANVGRYNFDTIQFDYFRDENVALQAMKAGRYNLRFEYSALNWATAYDIPATRAGELKLESIKTLSPQGMQGFAYNTRHELFQNPKVRKALMAALDFEWLNTNLFFDSYYRTNSYFANSTMSATGIPEGDELALLEPFRDQLPKALFTEPYTLPVYDGSGQIRSQIRNSLSLLSEAGWNLEGGVLKNETGEPFRFEILLMQSSMERVALPFKKNLEQLGIDASIRVVDASQYINRLRKFDYDMIVARYGQSSSPGNEQRDFWGSESADVPGSRNYVGIKNPVVDQLVETLINADSREELETATKALDRVLLWGEYMIPQFYYPSVRVAYWQPLEHPFKPTVEGSKAPELYNFDLDSWWMGTEVTPVATSDDKTQTTFDTDASDTDTSGNKLWWLVLLLMTGLGGWTLKQTLNKRKSKKNA; from the coding sequence GTGCATACCTGTCTGGCTCTTACCCTGGGGCTGTCAGCTTTTTCTGCAGAGGCAACGCTTGAACGGCCGGAAGGCAGCCAGACCAGCATGATCATGCACGGCTCGCCCAAATATCAGGAAGGTTTCAAGCATTACGATTACGTTAATCCGGATGCTCCCAAAGGGGGCGACCTTCGCATGTCGGCCATGGGAACCTTCGACAGCCTGAATCCATTCATTGAAAAAGGCACCTCGGTAGCGGCAACGGGTTATCTTTACGATACGCTGATGACGAACAGCTACGATGAGCCCTTTACCATGTACCCGTTACTGGCGAAGTACGTCGAGCGTGCTGCGGATAACAGCAGCATCACTTTTCATCTTAACCCTGAAGCCCGTTTTCATGACGGACACCCTGTCACCGCTGAAGACGTTGTGTTTTCGCTGAATGTTCTGTTGGAAAAAGGTGCTCCGTTTTATCGTGCTTACTATGGCGATATAGAAAAAGCAGAAGCCTTGTCCAAATACAGCGTCCGCTTTGTGTTCAAACATAATGACAACTATGAACTGCCACTGATTATCAGTCAGCTGACCATTCTGCCTAAACATTTCTGGGAAAAAGAAGAAAACGATTTTGAAGCCGCCAACATGAATGTCCCCCTTGGCAGCGGCCCTTATAAGGTAAGGTCGGTGGATTCCGGGCGCAGTATTGTTTATGAACGCGTGAAAGACTACTGGGCAAAAGACCTGCCCGCCAATGTCGGCCGGTATAACTTTGATACGATACAATTTGACTACTTCCGCGATGAAAACGTCGCTTTGCAGGCAATGAAAGCGGGTAGATACAACCTGCGTTTTGAATACTCAGCGCTGAACTGGGCAACCGCCTACGATATTCCCGCAACACGAGCCGGTGAATTAAAACTGGAAAGTATTAAAACACTCTCACCCCAGGGTATGCAGGGGTTTGCCTACAATACCCGTCATGAACTGTTCCAGAACCCCAAAGTCCGGAAAGCCCTGATGGCCGCACTGGATTTCGAATGGCTAAACACCAACCTGTTCTTCGACTCTTACTACCGAACCAACAGCTACTTCGCCAATTCCACCATGAGTGCCACCGGCATTCCTGAAGGCGACGAGCTGGCGCTTCTGGAACCTTTCCGCGATCAATTACCAAAAGCCCTGTTCACTGAACCTTATACATTACCTGTCTATGACGGTTCCGGTCAGATTCGCAGCCAGATAAGAAATTCCTTAAGCCTGCTGTCAGAAGCTGGCTGGAATCTTGAAGGCGGCGTGCTTAAAAATGAAACAGGCGAACCCTTCCGGTTTGAAATTCTGCTGATGCAGTCCTCCATGGAACGGGTTGCACTGCCCTTTAAAAAGAACCTTGAACAACTCGGCATCGATGCCAGCATTCGGGTCGTCGATGCTTCCCAATACATCAACCGGCTGCGCAAATTTGATTACGACATGATTGTCGCCCGTTATGGACAGTCCAGCTCTCCGGGTAATGAACAGCGGGATTTCTGGGGCAGTGAATCCGCCGATGTTCCGGGCTCCCGAAACTATGTCGGCATCAAGAATCCGGTGGTGGACCAGCTGGTTGAAACCCTGATCAATGCCGATTCCCGCGAAGAACTGGAAACGGCCACCAAAGCCCTTGACCGGGTGTTACTGTGGGGCGAGTACATGATTCCACAATTCTACTACCCCAGCGTCCGCGTCGCTTACTGGCAGCCATTGGAGCACCCGTTTAAACCCACTGTTGAAGGTTCCAAAGCACCAGAGCTTTATAATTTTGACCTCGACAGTTGGTGGATGGGAACCGAGGTGACGCCGGTTGCAACATCAGACGATAAAACGCAAACCACCTTTGATACCGACGCATCGGATACCGACACCTCTGGCAACAAACTCTGGTGGCTGGTACTTCTGCTGATGACAGGACTGGGTGGCTGGACTCTTAAACAAACTCTTAATAAGAGAAAGAGCAAGAAGAACGCTTAA
- a CDS encoding extracellular solute-binding protein: protein MNIVFFLPASLVYGWLLLTALVPNTLQANEKVTRSHAMSMYDEFKYPANFTHFGYTNPDAPKGGTLRKAATGSFDTFNTFAPKGNWAADSYFLYDSLMVRAGDEPYTVYGLIAQSIEYPQDLSWVAYNLHPDARFHDNAPITADDVVYTFETLREKGPPHYRHLYADVSSVKATSRHRVEFRFSRPQSKPLLLRLSQLRVLPKHFWTRPDNNIAIADLNPPLASGPFKIKDFQAGHQVTYERVKHYWAANLPVNKGRHNFDEVRIDYYRDDQIALEAFKQGAYDLRVDGNPKNWVEGYKGKRLDKGEIIQEAVPNSSLGMRAFVFNLRKAKFADRRLRQAISLALDFQWINKHLYYDTYKQAYSLFSNSELAADALPSANEIKLLSPWHKELPEEVFTRVFQPARTDGSGNWRNNQRLALQLLKDAGWVLKDGKLKHRQTNEPMTFEILLSQPEFERFALPFANNLKLLGIHARISTIDTSQYINRLREFDFDMVIHGFYPGISPTTELKSFWGSESAKAHAGKNISGISLPVLDALIEKAIKAENRNELIDIVRALDRVVLWHYATIPQWYLPYWPFIYKKGLKHPKIPPEYASGLDTWWWQSM from the coding sequence ATGAACATTGTTTTTTTTCTACCCGCCTCCTTGGTCTATGGGTGGCTATTGTTAACAGCCCTTGTCCCAAACACATTGCAGGCAAACGAAAAAGTCACTCGTTCCCATGCCATGAGTATGTACGATGAATTTAAATATCCTGCCAATTTTACGCACTTTGGCTACACCAACCCTGATGCCCCCAAAGGTGGAACGCTGCGAAAAGCCGCTACCGGTTCATTTGATACATTCAATACCTTTGCCCCTAAAGGTAACTGGGCAGCCGACAGCTACTTTCTTTATGACTCTCTGATGGTGCGTGCCGGTGACGAACCTTACACTGTTTACGGGCTGATCGCTCAGTCCATTGAATACCCGCAAGACCTTAGCTGGGTCGCCTACAACCTTCATCCAGACGCCCGATTTCACGACAATGCTCCAATAACAGCGGACGATGTCGTGTATACCTTTGAAACGCTCAGAGAAAAAGGCCCTCCCCATTACCGACATCTTTATGCCGATGTTTCATCCGTAAAAGCCACCAGCCGACACCGGGTAGAGTTTCGTTTTTCCCGTCCCCAGAGCAAGCCATTGTTGTTGAGATTGTCCCAGTTAAGGGTGCTGCCAAAGCATTTCTGGACTAGACCAGACAATAATATTGCCATTGCCGACCTTAACCCTCCATTAGCCAGTGGTCCTTTTAAAATCAAAGACTTTCAGGCAGGACATCAGGTAACTTATGAGCGCGTGAAACATTACTGGGCTGCAAATTTGCCCGTTAACAAAGGCCGCCATAACTTCGATGAAGTCCGCATCGATTATTACCGTGACGATCAGATAGCTCTGGAAGCATTCAAACAGGGAGCCTATGACCTGAGGGTGGATGGCAACCCGAAAAACTGGGTGGAAGGCTACAAAGGCAAGCGACTGGACAAAGGAGAAATCATTCAGGAAGCGGTCCCAAACAGTTCCCTGGGCATGCGTGCCTTTGTGTTCAATTTGAGAAAAGCAAAGTTTGCCGACCGGCGCCTGAGACAGGCCATCAGTCTGGCACTGGACTTCCAATGGATTAACAAGCACCTGTATTACGATACTTACAAACAGGCTTACAGCTTATTCTCTAACTCCGAACTGGCCGCCGATGCCCTGCCCTCGGCCAATGAAATAAAACTGCTGTCACCCTGGCATAAAGAATTGCCAGAAGAAGTGTTTACCCGGGTATTTCAACCCGCCAGGACAGACGGCAGTGGCAACTGGCGCAATAATCAACGACTGGCGTTACAGTTATTGAAGGACGCTGGCTGGGTATTAAAAGACGGCAAACTGAAGCATCGACAAACCAATGAGCCCATGACGTTTGAAATTCTTCTTTCACAGCCGGAATTTGAGCGTTTTGCCCTTCCTTTCGCCAACAACCTCAAACTGCTGGGCATTCATGCGCGCATCAGCACCATTGATACCTCGCAGTATATTAACCGTCTGCGTGAATTTGATTTCGACATGGTGATACACGGGTTTTATCCCGGAATATCCCCCACCACCGAGTTAAAAAGTTTTTGGGGCAGCGAAAGCGCCAAAGCCCATGCAGGAAAGAATATTTCCGGCATCAGCCTGCCTGTTCTGGATGCGCTGATCGAAAAAGCCATCAAGGCCGAAAACCGAAACGAGCTGATCGACATAGTCCGCGCCCTGGATCGGGTTGTGCTGTGGCATTACGCCACCATTCCCCAGTGGTATCTGCCCTACTGGCCTTTTATCTATAAAAAAGGGTTAAAACATCCAAAAATACCGCCAGAATACGCAAGTGGTCTGGATACCTGGTGGTGGCAATCAATGTAA